A portion of the Pan troglodytes isolate AG18354 chromosome 10, NHGRI_mPanTro3-v2.0_pri, whole genome shotgun sequence genome contains these proteins:
- the NOC4L gene encoding nucleolar complex protein 4 homolog, protein MEREPGAAGVRRALGRRLEAVLASRSEANAVFDILAVLQSEDQEEFQEAVRTCSRLFGALLERGELFVGQLPSEEMVMTGSQGATRKYKVWMRHRYHSCCNRLGELLGHPSFQVKELALSALMKFVQLEGAHPLEKSKWEGNYLFPRELFKLVVGGLLSPEEDQSLLLSQFREYLDYDDTRYHTMQAAVDAVARVTGQHPEVPPTFWNNAFTLLSAVSLPRREPTVSNFYVKRAELWDTWKVAHLKEHRRVFQAMWLSFLKHKLPLSLYKKVLLIVHDAILPQLAQPTLMIDFLTRACDLGGALSLLALNGLFILIHKHNLEYPDFYRKLYGLLDPSVFHVKYRARFFHLADLFLSSSHLPAYLVAAFAKRLARLALTAPPEALLMVLPFICNLLRRHPACRVLVHRPHGPELDADPYDPGEEDPAQSRALESSLWELQALQRHYHPEVSKAASVINQALSVPEVSIAPLLELTAYEIFERDLKKKGPEPVPLEFIPAQGLLGRPGELCAQHFTLS, encoded by the exons TCTGAGGACCAGGAGGAGTTCCAGGAAGCAGTCCGCACGTGCAGCCGTCTTTTCGGGGCCTTGCTGGAGCGGGGAGAGCTGTTTGTGGGCCAGCTGCCCTCTGAGGAGATGGTCATGACAG GGTCCCAGGGAGCCACACGGAAGTACAAGGTGTGGATGAGACACCGCTATCACAGCTGCTGCAATCGCTTGGGAGAGCTCCTGGGCCACCCCTCCTTTCAGGTCAAG GAGCTGGCCCTCAGCGCACTCATGAAGTTCGTGCAGCTGGAAGGAGCGCACCCCCTGGAGAAGTCCAAGTGGGAAGGCAACTACCTGTTCCCCCGAGAGCTCTTCAAG TTGGTGGTGGGAGGCCTGCTGTCTCCTGAGGAGGACCAGAGCCTGCTCCTGTCCCAGTTCCGGGAGTACCTGGACTACGACGACACCCGCTACCACACCATGCAGGCAGCCGTGGATGCCGTGGCCCGGGTCACTGGCCAGCACCCCGAG GTGCCCCCCACCTTTTGGAACAACGCCTTTACGCTGCTGTCTGCCGTGAGCCTGCCCCGCCGGGAGCCCACCGTCTCCAACTTCTATGTGAAGCGGGCGG AGCTGTGGGACACCTGGAAGGTTGCTCACCTGAAG GAGCACAGGAGGGTTTTCCAGGCCATGTGGCTCAGCTTCCTCAAGCACAAG CTGCCCCTCAGCCTCTACAAGAAGGTGCTGCTGATTGTGCATGACGCCATCCTGCCGCAGCTGGCGCAGCCCACGCTCATGATCGACTTCCTCACCCGCGCCTGCGACCTCG gGGGGGCCCTCAGCCTCTTGGCCTTGAACGGGCTGTTCATCTTGATTCACAAACACAACCT GGAGTACCCCGACTTCTACCGGAAGCTCTACGGCCTCTTGGACCCCTCTGTCTTTCACGTCAAGTACCGCGCCCGCTTCTTCCACCTGGCTGACCTCTTCCTGTCCTCCTC CCACCTCCCCGCCTACCTGGTGGCCGCCTTCGCCAAGCGGCTGGCCCGCCTGGCCCTGACGGCTCCCCCTGAGGCCCTGCTCATGGTCCTGCCTTTCATCTGTAACCTGCTGCGCCGGCACCCTGCCTGCCGGGTCCTCGTGCACCGTCCACACGGCCCTG AGTTGGACGCCGACCCCTACGACCCTGGAGAGGAGGACCCAGCCCAGAGCCGGGCCTTGGAGAGCTCCCTGTGGGAGCTTCAG GCCCTCCAGCGCCACTACCACCCTGAGGTGTCCAAAGCCGCCAGCGTCATCAACCAGGCCCTGTCCGTGCCTGAGGTCAGCATCGCGCCACTGCTGGAGCTCACGGCCTACGAG ATCTTTGAGCGGGACCTGAAGAAGAAGGGGCCCGAGCCGGTGCCGCTGGAGTTTATCCCAGCCCAGGGCCTGCTGGGACGGCCGGGTGAACTCTGTGCCCAGCACTTCACGCTCAGCTGA